gtcctgttgcgacacaaagctaagatgaagacagaaggagatgccggctacgcgagcaagtggactaaggtgagttaaattattttttatttttttaacccctccagcgctagtgtactatgcattctgtattcagaatgctattatttccccttataaccatgggtaccaaacatgcacgatttttatcacacgagtgcaaaattcattgcaatgttttgcactcgcgcggaaaaatcacgggtgttcccgcaacgcacccgcacattttcccgcaacgcccatctgaaagaggcctttcactagggcccatgaacctttagctacgcccctgggcagTATCGTGGCTCAGTGGTTCGCACTGGTGCTTTGCAGTGCTGGGGTACTAGGTTTAAAGAAAACGTGTTATGTTGAAAATGGTGTCTGAGATAAAAGCGGCATGTtataggaggagctgagcagattaatagggaaaagattcaataaaacttgaGCTTTGGATGAAACTTCAATAAAACTTGAGCTTTGGAGTCAAACTTGAGCttttagtgattgacagccttctctctatgactgtGTGATAGCTGTCAATCAGTGATAGGACCACCTTCTAGCCTTCAAAGCCCAAAAGGAGCTGGAATTTAAATCAATGAAAAACAaggttactgaatcttttctcatgAAAAACCACTGACCTAAACCTAGAAAAGTTGACTACATGCCTGAGCACAAAGCTAAAGAATTAATGTAGAccaattattaataaaaatgcaCAAACTCTTTATTACTATGAAAACACAATAAAAAGTGCCACACAAAAAGATGGAACAGCAGGTGGACACCTGGTGGACAATAGATGTAACACTTCCCACCTAAAGGTAAAAAGTCATATAAGTAACATAAATTGGATAATGCACCACACCCCCATATAGCCTTATGAATTGTAAATGAAAAAGCAAAACACCCCTAAAAATAATTAGGCTAAATAGCACATTGCAAAATACCAGAAGCAAAGGGGATGCTGGCTACCAGTAGTGTCCCACTCCAGACACTGTTTGCTGTTCATTAGTGATGAGGGgcaagggcaatattcgaatttgcgatatttcacgaatattttgtagaatattcatcatatattcgtggatttgcgaattcgagattatattcttttttttttttataaattctttattttcaaaatttttcaaTCAAATATGAACAAACATTGGTCAGTTGACCAAAAATTTGTGGTATACATTGATGATGTCACAGGTCATAGACACACCATTTAACAAATGGATGACGCGATATCTCCGGCCATAACCAGTAAATCATGGCATGGCAAGCCGCGGTCTCCTGTGTGGCAGCTGAAGCTATGAGATGTTCTACAAATTGTAGCATAGTACTTCAGGGAAGACAATGGCTACCTGGATCATATACCATTTATATATAacaaagagaaagaaaagaagaaagataaaagaaaaaaggtggggagggagagaaGGGAGAAGAAAGGAGGGAGGAAAAGAAGGGGGGGGGTAGGAACCAGGTTGAGCTGCCTCGACGCTCGTTGCGACTGAGTTATGGGATGGAAGATTAAACCCGagaaaaggtatcagtcaggttGCGTAAGACTATCTACGCCAAGTTGCGTTGTGGGGTTGATAGTATGTTACCCATCACTGCGCCCCGATACAAGACCTCCAGGGGTGCCAAGTTTTCAGATATTTTTCGTGGTTTCTGTTGATCCAACTTGACATTTCTTCAAAATTACATATTTGATTCGCCTTGGCTATCCACTCCTTCAATGAGGGGGCCTGTGTGTCTTTCCAGTGGAGAGGAATGATAGATTTGGCCGCTGCTATCAGATGAGTCACCAAATTGTGCTTAGACGGTCTGTAGAGGTCGGAGGGGAGTGAAAAGAGCAGAATTTCAAGAGTGATCTTTAGGTCAGTGACCAAGACTTTATTAATTGTCTTATTGACGTTTTCCCAGAATGGGACGATTAGAGGGCatgtccaccaaatatgggacaGAGACCCCTCTCCATCGCCACACCTCCAGCAAAGCCGATCGGGAGACAAGCCACATTTGTGCAAGAACtctggggttctgtaccacctgGTAAGAAGCTTGAAATGATTTTCCTGTAATCGTATACAAGGTGATGGTCCATGCGAGAAAGCCAATAGCTTTTTGAGGTCCTGATCTGTGAAAATAATATCAAGCTCCTTCTCCCAGTCTCTAATATATAGAGGTTTTCTGGCCTCACTCTCAGCAACCACCAAGGAGTACAATGCCGAGATTTTTCTCTGTTTGCGGAGTGGGGACAGAAGAGTTTTTTCAAACTCTGTCAGTTGTCTTGCTGGGTTGGACCTCTCTCTCAATTCCCTGCACACAGCACCTATGTAAGCCCTTGTCAGAAAGAAGTTAGGGGAATTTTTTATTCGTTCTGGTAATCTATTCACTATGGATGTTTCTGTGTCTGGGGTTAACTCCCCCAGTCTTGCTTGCGCTAATGGTGACCACACTTCCTGGTGAATGTCCCCATTTTTCCCTAGAAGGTCTGGGATAAGGTTTGCGGGCAATAGGGGGGACGGCTCTGGTGCTAGTTTTTTACTCTGTTCTTTCCATGTATCTCTTATCCCTTTCAGTAGGGGTTCACCCTTCTTGTCCTTAGTTTGACTGGTGTCATTTAACCAGAGAAGCTGTTGGAGCGTAGGCCCTACACTATGTCGCATAAGATCTGCTACATCTGGTTGTCTCTGAGGGTCTACCGACTCCAGCCATCTATTTAGCTGTATTGCTTGATAGTATCTCAAAACGTCTGGAAATCCCAGGCCACCGCCCGTTTTATTCCTAACCAAGAGATCATGTGCCAGCCTGGGTTTCTTCCCATTCCATAGGAACTTCTGAAAGAGTTTCCTGATCTCTTGGAAGAATGTTTTTGGTAGATTTATCGGGACCAGTTGCATGACGTAAAGGATCTTGGGGAAAACGTAGACcttaatcacatttttcctgtcCATCCAAGACAGATAAGGCAGGTTGTATTTCAGTAGAAGTTGTGTTATATCCTTTTTAAGGGGAGCATAATAACAATTAAATAATTCGTCCAGATTCCTTGGGATCTTTATTCCTAAATATTTTATTGGGCCCTTGGTCCAGTGAAAGGGAAAGCGTTTCTGTAGAGAGGATGCTCTAGAATCTGAGAGTGAGATGTTCAATATTTCAGACTTAGAGTGATTGACCTTAAAGTCTGAAATCTGGCTAAATATCTCAATCTTTTGGGCTAATTGGTCTAGTCCTCTATCCGGATTAGTCACCAGGAACAAAAGGTCATCAGCAAAGGCAGTGCATTTGAGCTCTCCCCTGTCATGTTTTACTCCCTCAATTTCTTGGGTCTGTCTAACCAACTGGATAAGTGTCTCCACTACCAGAATAAATAGTGAAGAGGACAGCGGACACCCTTGTCTTGTTCCATTGGATATCTCAAAAACTGGGGATAATGTTCCATTGACTTTTAGTCTAGCATGCGGTTGTCTGTAAAGTGTAAAGATTGAGTGTATGAAGGGATCTGGGATGGCAAATCTTTCTAGAGTTAGCTTCATGAAATCccagttgaccctgtcaaacgccttttcggcatcaatGCTCAACAGGGTCAACGGGAATCCCCTAGCCCTGGCTGCCTGGATCGCGTGGAAGATCCTGTGCGTGTTGTCCCTTCCCTCTCTGCCTTGTATGAACCCCGATTGTTCTGAGCCTATCAGGTAAGGCAATATTTTGTTTAGTCTGGTAGTGAGTATTTTGGCCCAAATTTTCAAATCCAAGTTCAGGAGGGAGATTGGCCTATAGCTTCCACAGTTCTGGGGATCCTTGCCCTCTTTAGGGATAAGTGTTACATGCGATTCCTGAGTCTGTCTAGGCAGTGACCCTCCTTGTAGAAGTGCGTTACAAACATCAGTAAGTCGGGGGGTTAAGATGTCCTGAAAGCTTCTATAATAGAGTAGGGGAAGTCCGTCCGGTCCCGGGCTCTTGCCAGGGGGGAAACTGCGTATGATGGTGGCTACTTCCTCCAGAGTGATTGGGGTGGTTAAAAGGTCTATGTCAGCTTGTTGGACTGTTGGAAGTTTGAGGGAGCTTAGGAATTCTCTAATATGTGATTGTCTGGAATCAGATTGGCTTGGGGACATTGACTTGTTTAGGTTATATAAACCTTCGTAAAATTGTTGAAAAGCTTTTGCTATTTCTGGCGTGTCTTGGGCTAGTTCTCTATTGGAGTGTTTTATTTTGGGGATATAGGttacattttttgtcttttttagaaGAGAGGtcatcagcttgccccccttGTCCCCAAGCGCATATACTTTATGTTGAAAGTTTAGCATTTGCTTTTTCACTTTCTGAACTAAGAGATTTTTAAGTTGGAGACTAAGGTCTGTTAATTCCCCCTGTTTCTGTTTACAAGTGGATAGTTTGTCTATTTTCTCTAAGGACATTATCTGAGTTAGTATGGAttccacctttttctgatgttccTTTTTTACCTTAGTACCAATCGAGATAAAGTATCCCCTCACGTATGCTTTGTTTGCTTCCCACTCCATAGGTGAGGTGCTGTGTGCAGAGGAATTGATACCGAAATACAACTCTAAGTGAGATCTGACCTGTTCCCGATGTAGTTTGTTGTTCAACAAAGATTCGTTGAGTCCATTCCCTCCTTGGCAGGGAGGCCAGGGCGAGGGTTAGATGACATGGTGTGTGGTCGAAAATGGTGATGCTCCCAATTTTTAGCGTCGCTAGAAACAGGCAAAAGAAAAGAGGATGTTAAGATGTGATCAAGTCTCTGATATGAGCCATGTGGGTTAGAAAAGAAGGAGTAGTCTTTAACTGTCAGATTGCTATTTCTCCAAACATCTATCAGCTTGAGGTCCTGGAACTTTCTGTGTAATCTACTGATATGTTTCTGTGCAAATTGAGACTTAGACTTGGAGGAATCAAGGATTGGGTTTAGCACCAGGTTAAGGTCCGCGCCCAGAATCACCTGTCCTTCTGCAAACTGCTTAAGAGTGTCCAGAGCTTTAAGAAgccattgtacagtggctgtatTTGGAGCATAAAAATTAGCTAGAGTGTATTTGAAGCGATTTCCCCTTTTATTATCAAGAGTCTCCCTTCCTCATCAGAAAGTTGATGAGAAAGCGAGAAAGGTATGGACTGATGGATGGCTATGGAAACGCCCTTAGAGACTGAGgtagggtgggcactgtggaaccACTGGTTGTATGGTCGGGAGGGCAATTTTGGCAACTTTTTCTGGCGCAGATGTGTCTCTTGCAAGAAGACTATGTGTGAGCCCATTTTTCTCAGGGCTAGCATCAGCTGACCTCTTTTCTGAGGTGAGTTGAGGCCCTTAATATTGTAGGTGGTCACCTTAATCTCTGCCATATTCTGCTGAGTTTGGATCTTCTACCCTTATTTACTAGAGTTGGAGGCTCACAACCTGTTCGATATGGAGATTGGGAGAGGTAGGGGGAGAGGAGAGGAAAGGGTGGAGATCAGAAAGAAGAGAGGAAGATATATAAAAGAGGCGAAAAACAAAAATAGAATACAATTAACACGCAATGTAACAGTAGCTTAGCCTACTAATAATTGTCAACTTGAGTCGTCCAAGTCAAAGGCAAAtaagggggggggaggaggtTGGAGAATGGTGGTGCGAGCGTAAAAGAGATGGGAGTGGTGTGGCCTACACACCCAAGCTCGCAAACCAGAATGTGAAAAAGTGTCTGGTTGGTGACCCTGATGCTTTGTTCTAGGCTTAtcgtcttattttttatttttttgtgatattACGGGGGATTAGTaagtaaaggggggggggaggagacctAGGAGAATACTTCATTGTAGGGGGGTTATGCTGAGATTGTGGAGCCGTCTAAGGACAGCGGGAAGGACATATCATAAACTGGGAAAGACTATAGAGAATATACACTGTAGTGAGTAACCTAATAGCATTTTTACCCCTCTTTTTCATTGGTATTGGAGAAATGATCAGGGAGATGGTGGAAGATGGTAAGGaataggggggggaggggggaggggggggagacgaTGTCACCATATCTAGAAATTGGGTCATGAATGGGGGAGAAAGAGGCAGTGAATAAACAGTAACATGAGACCTTTATCAGGTCTAAAGCATTTCAAGTTTAAACAAAATGGGAACATAACGGCTCGTTGTTGTAGGCGAGCCAAAACCCTGGCGATTTTCCTCAGGGTTTCCCTATGAAATCGCAATGTATAGCGGGAGAGATATATTACGTAACCTGAGTCCCGAACGCTGAGCTTTAGTTATAACATTTTCAGTACAGTTCTTTGCAGGATACCTGTTGTGGACGAACACCTGTGGCTCCTGATCATAGCTTCAAAGTGGAGGGGATCGTACTTCTGCTGCCGTTCTGTTCACCTTGGATTTCCCCTTGGACACTTTCTTCCAGGATTCAATCCGCGTAAGTCGGGGCAGGTCTGCAGGATGGGCGATTGGCATCCATGATGGTACTTCTAACAGGTGGATACCTATGGTTTCCCAGGCTCTCTCCAGGTCGTCCGGGGTATGGATCGCTATGCGTTTGCCATTCTTTATGATCGCAATACCGAAGGGGTATAGCCAGGCATATTGTATCTTCTGGGCTCTCAGTGCATCCAACAGGGGCTTCATGGTGCGCCGTTTTGCGAGTGTGGAGGGCGCTAAGTCTTGGTAGAGGGCAATGTCCACCCCATCGTACGATATTTGCCTTTTTTCTCTGGCTGCGGCTAGTATACGGGCGGTGTCTACAAACGACAGTAGGCCGCAAACAACGTCTCTGGGTCTCTCGTTCGGCCTCTGAGTTGGTCTTAAGGCCCTGTGTATCCGCTCTATTATAATCGAGGCAGCCGATTCTTGGCCCAACAGGTCAGCGAAAATCTCCATGGCCACTTTATTCAGCGCTTCGGCGGCCCAGGATTTAGGAAGGCCCTTGAGACGGATGTTCTGTCTTTTACTtctgttttcttggtcttccagcaTTAGCATCGCCCTGTTTAGCTCTGTAGTGTGGAAGTTGAGGTACTCCTCCACTCCCGTAGCGTGCGACACAAGCTGTTGTGCTGCCGTTTCCAGAGACTCGACTCTGTTCCCCACCTGAGTGATCTCTGATTTTATATTGGAAAGTTCCGACAGTACTGGCTTTATAGCTTTTTCTAATGCTTGCCCCAGTACCTTGGTGAGGAAGGACTTCGAGACAGGTGAAGGGTCTCAGGATCCTGCTGTATCTCCCTGCGCGCTGTCTGCATCGGAGTCCTCTCCTTCTTCAGCGCTTGCAgctgccgccgccatcttagaGCCCACGCTTGTTGAGAGGAGCGCTTTTTTCTTGAGGAAGCGTTGCACTGCTTGCTGGCTTTTTTGTGTTCTTGGGGTATCAGGAGCGTCAGAACTCCTATCTCtcccatatttgaccattttggAGTTGGTCACTGCTAATTAAATGGTTTTAATCGCTTGAGTGTAGAGGAGCCGAggtctcacacagccatctgcagtcacggctaggctccgccccctctccgagattattttcttgattgcgaaaatcggcaatgcatTATTCACATAATGCGCGCTAAATATCGGCGTGGGGTAggtaacttttctattggttgctagggatgttgctaagctttgACAAAACCTTCTCAtttgcccacaagctagaagaatggAGGGATGATCACTTGaaatgtactgtgttaaaaaacaaacaaaataaaaactaatatttgtcattacgaatatatagcactatattctaaatattcgcaaattcttgaagtgccaatttttgcaaaaaaaaattgctttttgaatatccgtgctcaacactactgttcaTTCGCAagagcaagcatgaccaccgctgctgagTGGTCATAAGACTCGTAACCCTTGGAAAAGAGCAGTGTTTGATGTgagggaaaaatgaatcaagtcagcaaaggagggaatatggacaatcacaatacattagtaagcaggGGAGGATTGGGAACCTAAAATCTCCCTGGAAATAAATACCTAAAAGTGGAACCATATTGTAGGAGGGTCTAAACATGTGGCGGGGCAGCGAAAGTATAGCGCAAAATACCACATACCAcataatatattgccccaaaagctgtccctatGAGTTGGCCATCAACAGAGGCCATTTTTTCTCCTCTTCCATTTGTCTCTGATTACGATATGGAGCAGGGGTCTTAGGAGGTAAGATGTGAGACATAGTTGAATTCAGTAGAGCATTTGCGGTcactggccgggtacatgagtaccaGATTCTCAAAGAGTTAATTACCAGGGATAGCTTATTATGTACCCAGCCCGCCTCAGAGATGGGGGCTTGGGtcgccccctgggcatcggaccatcgtgaaatttccctgtaaggtctatggccaatccacccctgttagtaagtgccttgttttaacttTGTTGATAAGATAAATGCCAGTTGCTGgtgtgagacaatccctttaattcatTCTGGATTTATTGTAAAGATCTGTATATATTTGATTTAAAGCCTATTATTGTATGTGGTtcttttgtgcagatttcacctttttcAATGTATGGATGAGATCTGAGGTAAAAGAGCATCAAATCTGAACCACAAACGGCAATTAACGCATGCGgtttttgcaaaaaatgtattgcggaaATGCACAAAAATTTGTGCGGAATATCTGCAAGTCAGCTGGCAGCCGTGTGCATGCAATCGTCATTTCTTAGAATAGGTTATTGTTTATCCAttgtaattgcaaaaaaaaaaaaaactgtaataaaaacgcTAAATCTAAAATGACATTTTATGTATCTCATAAAAAGACGCCTTAGAGCTGTCTTAATGCAGCCTTACTCTTTGTGTGGTTTACGAGCATGGATGCAGTAATAGCCATCAGAATTACTGATCTCCATTTCTGACTTTACAGACCGTGCCAGCACCTTTATTTTAACAATTTCATACCCGGCCTCTTTAAATGATTTTTCCACGTCATCCTTAGATAAGGGCAGATGGTAAAAACAGCTATTACCAATATGGTTGTATGAACAGTTAAGAATACTCTGAATTATAATGTGAGCACCGGGTTTAAGTAGCTCCTTAAGCTTTTGCAATACATTGATGAAAGCTTCCCGGTCTTGACAAACACTTTCTATGCAGAGACAGCTAATCAGACAGTCAGCTTCTGGCATAGGTACGTCAAATGGCTTCTCCGCAAGAGCATcacacttcaacactttggttATTTTTCTCCTCAGcgtttcttcctttttttcccagttaTCTCTATAGAGAAGAATAGACAGAAACGTTTTTAGTCAATGCTTCACCACATTAAAAAGCATCATATTAAAAATGATCAGTCCTCTATAaactttttgcaaaaatttgctgCAGAATATACATCCTTCATGTATTGTAGGTAATCTCCCATTTCTatatctgtgctgtgctcttttaAGTTCTATATAAAGCAGTATGGTGGCTTCTTGTGAAGCAAGCACTGTTTTTCTTTAATTGAAAGGACTATCTATTTGTAAAAATTCTTTTTGTTTGAAGGCTCCGCTGAAAGTTAACTCATCGCAGGGGGTCCCGCGCTGAAACTCCCAAACTGTAATCCGTGAGATAATTATACGCAAATTGAGAATTACATGGCGTGCATTTAAATTCCTAAAGTAGACAATTCTTTTTTTGTTagcaatgtcccccaaaataagaTAATGAAAAGGAATTTTATTACTAGGGTCCCCACTGATTAACCACAATCTGTGCAGAAACAAGTAACACGTTTTCAAATCTCCTACAGtgaaaatgaagcattacatgcATGCAATAGAGGATTACAATGCAGGCTTTGGCACCATAACAAAAAAGCTTTGTGCACATATCTCTGACTTGATGACAATTTTGTGATTTTATGATATTTTGAGAAATGTTGCAAAACTGCTTTATTACTTTCTATATAGGACCCTCTCTGGGAAGGGTTTATTTATACTCAAACACTAATGCCTACACGGCTACTAACCACTCTTGTCCCAGAttgaataaaacataacttttacttttgACCTTAAAGTGATGAAGGAATAATTTGTGAGCTACCTATAAAGTTAAAAAACACTGAGCCCCAAGGATAGGTGCTGTGAATAAGGGGTCGGTGCGGTATATTAGTAGGCGGGAGTGCACATCACCGCTCAGTCACACACCTACCATCCCAATTGTTACTATACTGTGCCTAAAGACTACTTGGCCCCCGAATGTGGGGTGTAAGCACAAAAAGCAAGTGAGCCTGATGGCAATGTGTATTAACACTTTAGGCACACTGACTGCAACATTTACTCAATGGGGTCCAGCAGATTAAAACCTAAGTtccgccccccaacatgtttcgccagctattctggcttcatcaggggtatcgGGCAGACTTAAACTGCTTTATGGGATGATCCTAAGGAATTACAGTAGGACCTGTGCATGTTCATGTGAACTCTGCATGTCCTCAATCCATAGATGAGAGCAGCAAGGAGACAGAGGATTGTGATCTGCATACAGTAAATACATGGGGTCTGTTCCGGTGTATTCGTTTAGGGTTTCTGCCCTGGATCTGCAATTATGGGGTCTGCCCTGGGCCTGTATTTATATATAGTATCTGTTCTTCGGTCAGTATTTGTTCAGGGTGCTTGGAATGGGGAGTGTAATAATATATAAGGTCTGGGGTCTGGGTCGGAATTTAAACAGTCTGGTTTGGGGGCTTGTATTTATTTAGAGGATCTTTTCTGAAGTTTATATTTATCAGGTTACTATAATAGTTTAAgaatttgcagtctgtttttgttTAGTGAGGTCTGTATTCTTgagtctgtatttattttggtCTTGGTTCTCATTAGAGATGAgagatttcttgaaatttgtttcatgCCCGATttgtctataaaaaaataaataaaatgattcaTTAAAAATCACTAGTCCgatcacacatggaggactgtgtacagttctgggcttctgtgaacaaggcagacatagcagagctttaGGGGGTTCAAAGtagctaaagtaataactggaatggggcaactacagtaccctgaaagattatcaaaattagggttattcactttagaaaaaagacgactgaggggagatctaattactatatataaatatatcaggggtcagtacagagatctatcccatcatctattcattcccaggacggtgactgtgacgaggggacatcctctgcgcctggaggaaagaaggtttgtacacaaacatagaagaggattctttacggtaagagcagtgagactatggaactctctgcctgaggaggtggtgatggggagtacaataaaggaattcaagaggggcctggacgtatttctggagtgtaataatattacaggctatagctactagagaggggtcgttgatccagagagttattctgattgcctgattggagtcagtaaaaattggtttctacctcactatggttgtttgccttcctctggatcaacatatATAAAGTGAAAagaatggtgtggtattaaacaggcagaaagggctcaaacccacatgcagttgtgcatatatatacaggggagcaaatcctgcacttgtggcccgttgctaatgacgatccccaacAAAAATGCATGCAGTgggcaacgggccacaagtgcaggatttgcttccctttatatatatgcacaactgcatgtgggtttgagcacttcctacctgtttaataccacgccattcttttcagtttgtatatatagagatgcctggaggtgtataaactccgatttaaatgtgcctgctttccatccacaggctacatttaggtgcacctgtgaagcCATATCAGCCAGtgttgagtgggacttgcagactcctccctcctcccattgctagcatggttgcatgctggaggtaacgggtgagttgtctgtgagtcggcctcatgctcctctaatttgcccactggctcctggtattgcccatagggcacaggtaggtgagtgttaggtcccgagctacttgagaaaccttggcgcggtgctcgggctcagacatgtcctacaccgtagggcATGTTGGCTAATcgatcaattttaaaatcagtttgagggtttagtaagaccgcagagtgcacctgtttttgctattattatattgttatat
The Bufo gargarizans isolate SCDJY-AF-19 chromosome 2, ASM1485885v1, whole genome shotgun sequence genome window above contains:
- the LOC122928943 gene encoding nicotinamide N-methyltransferase-like is translated as MDTSYSEQMYINEFDPVVYYQTFYSAGKGGIATEWTDFALQNLHEIFCSGVKGDILIDFGAGPGFYHLFSSCEVFNSIITSDFLEQNREQLEKWLKKDPAALDWSHFAKYVCELEGNRDNWEKKEETLRRKITKVLKCDALAEKPFDVPMPEADCLISCLCIESVCQDREAFINVLQKLKELLKPGAHIIIQSILNCSYNHIGNSCFYHLPLSKDDVEKSFKEAGYEIVKIKVLARSVKSEMEISNSDGYYCIHARKPHKE